A single genomic interval of Oryzias latipes chromosome 3, ASM223467v1 harbors:
- the LOC101169773 gene encoding 5-hydroxyisourate hydrolase isoform X1 yields the protein MSTFRLQQLKGHISPENKITTMASLESPLTTHVLNVAMGVPASNVTLRLYRQDPSSKTWQLLNTGITNADGRYPGLITKELFTAGVYKLHFETAQYWASLGDTSFYPYVEIVFTINDPGQKYHVPLLLSRFSYSTYRGS from the exons ATGAGTACATTCAGACTGCAGCAGCTAAAAGGTCATATTTCTCCTGAAAATAAG ATCACAACAATGGCCAGCTTAGAGAGTCCGCTGACCACTCATGTGCTGAATGTCGCAATGGGAGTCCCGGCATCAAATGTGACTCTCAGACTTTATCGACAAGATCCTTCCTCAAAAACCTGGCAGCTATTAAATACTGG GATCACTAATGCTGACGGGAGATATCCTGGTCTCATCACCAAAGAGCTATTCACAGCTGGTGTGTACAAACTGCATTTTGAGACTGCTCAGTACTGGGCAAGTCTGGGAGACACTTCATTTTACCCTTATGTCGAG attGTCTTCACCATAAATGACCCAGGACAAAAGTACCATGTCCCGCTGCTTCTGAGTCGTTTCTCGTACAGCACCTACAGGGGGAGCTAG
- the LOC101169773 gene encoding 5-hydroxyisourate hydrolase isoform X3, producing the protein MCTECLKYNITTMASLESPLTTHVLNVAMGVPASNVTLRLYRQDPSSKTWQLLNTGITNADGRYPGLITKELFTAGVYKLHFETAQYWASLGDTSFYPYVEIVFTINDPGQKYHVPLLLSRFSYSTYRGS; encoded by the exons ATGTGCACAGAGTGTCTAAAATACAAT ATCACAACAATGGCCAGCTTAGAGAGTCCGCTGACCACTCATGTGCTGAATGTCGCAATGGGAGTCCCGGCATCAAATGTGACTCTCAGACTTTATCGACAAGATCCTTCCTCAAAAACCTGGCAGCTATTAAATACTGG GATCACTAATGCTGACGGGAGATATCCTGGTCTCATCACCAAAGAGCTATTCACAGCTGGTGTGTACAAACTGCATTTTGAGACTGCTCAGTACTGGGCAAGTCTGGGAGACACTTCATTTTACCCTTATGTCGAG attGTCTTCACCATAAATGACCCAGGACAAAAGTACCATGTCCCGCTGCTTCTGAGTCGTTTCTCGTACAGCACCTACAGGGGGAGCTAG
- the LOC101169773 gene encoding 5-hydroxyisourate hydrolase isoform X2, whose amino-acid sequence MWADILDWLCDCLKITTMASLESPLTTHVLNVAMGVPASNVTLRLYRQDPSSKTWQLLNTGITNADGRYPGLITKELFTAGVYKLHFETAQYWASLGDTSFYPYVEIVFTINDPGQKYHVPLLLSRFSYSTYRGS is encoded by the exons ATGTGGGCAGACATCCTAGACTGGCTTTGTGATTGTCTGAAA ATCACAACAATGGCCAGCTTAGAGAGTCCGCTGACCACTCATGTGCTGAATGTCGCAATGGGAGTCCCGGCATCAAATGTGACTCTCAGACTTTATCGACAAGATCCTTCCTCAAAAACCTGGCAGCTATTAAATACTGG GATCACTAATGCTGACGGGAGATATCCTGGTCTCATCACCAAAGAGCTATTCACAGCTGGTGTGTACAAACTGCATTTTGAGACTGCTCAGTACTGGGCAAGTCTGGGAGACACTTCATTTTACCCTTATGTCGAG attGTCTTCACCATAAATGACCCAGGACAAAAGTACCATGTCCCGCTGCTTCTGAGTCGTTTCTCGTACAGCACCTACAGGGGGAGCTAG
- the LOC101169773 gene encoding 5-hydroxyisourate hydrolase isoform X4, producing MASLESPLTTHVLNVAMGVPASNVTLRLYRQDPSSKTWQLLNTGITNADGRYPGLITKELFTAGVYKLHFETAQYWASLGDTSFYPYVEIVFTINDPGQKYHVPLLLSRFSYSTYRGS from the exons ATGGCCAGCTTAGAGAGTCCGCTGACCACTCATGTGCTGAATGTCGCAATGGGAGTCCCGGCATCAAATGTGACTCTCAGACTTTATCGACAAGATCCTTCCTCAAAAACCTGGCAGCTATTAAATACTGG GATCACTAATGCTGACGGGAGATATCCTGGTCTCATCACCAAAGAGCTATTCACAGCTGGTGTGTACAAACTGCATTTTGAGACTGCTCAGTACTGGGCAAGTCTGGGAGACACTTCATTTTACCCTTATGTCGAG attGTCTTCACCATAAATGACCCAGGACAAAAGTACCATGTCCCGCTGCTTCTGAGTCGTTTCTCGTACAGCACCTACAGGGGGAGCTAG
- the pdcd5 gene encoding programmed cell death protein 5, whose amino-acid sequence MADDELEAIRRQRMAELQAKHGDASNNQQEETKQRETEMRNSILAQVLDQSARARLSNLALVKPDKANAVENYLIQMARFGKLGGKISESGLIEILEKVSQQTEKKTTVTFNRRRVMDSDDEDDY is encoded by the exons ATGGCTGACGACGAATTAGAAGCGATACGGCGCCAGAGAATGGCAGAGCTTCAGGCAAAGCACGGG GATGCttcaaataatcaacaagaggAGACCAAACAAag agaaacCGAAATGAGGAACTCAATATTGGCACAAGTTTTAGACCAGTCTGCCCGTGCAAGAT TGAGCAACCTGGCATTGGTGAAGCCTGACAAGGCAAACGCAGTGGAGAACTATCTTATACAAATGGCTCGATTTGGAAAGTTAGGAGGAAAG atttcagaATCAGGCTTGATTGAGATCCTTGAAAAAGTCAGTcagcaaactgaaaaaaagacaactgtTACG TTCAACAGACGGAGAGTGATGGactcagatgatgaagatgattaTTAA